The Odocoileus virginianus isolate 20LAN1187 ecotype Illinois chromosome 3, Ovbor_1.2, whole genome shotgun sequence genome includes a window with the following:
- the SNCB gene encoding beta-synuclein codes for MDVFMKGLSMAKEGVVAAAEKTKQGVTEAAEKTKEGVLYVGSKTREGVVQGVASVAEKTKEQASHLGGAVFSGAGNIAAATGLVKKEEFPADLKPEEVAQEAAEEPLIEPLVEPEGESYEEQPQEEYQEYEPEA; via the exons ATGGACGTGTTCATGAAGGGCCTGTCCATGGCCAAGGAGGGCGTCGTGGCCGCCGCGGAGAAAACCAAGCAGGGAGTCACCGAGGCCGCGGAGAAGACCAAGGAGGGTGTTCTCTACGTCG GAAGCAAAACCCGAGAGGGGGTGGTACAAGGAGTGGCCTCAG TGGCTGAGAAAACCAAGGAGCAGGCATCACACCTGGGAGGAGCCGTGTTCTCTGGGGCTGGGAACATTGCAGCAGCCACAGGTCTGGTGAAGAAGGAGGAGTTCCCCGCTGATCTGAAG CCAGAGGAAGTGGCCCAGGAAGCTGCTGAGGAGCCGCTGATCGAGCCCCTGGTGGAGCCTGAAGGGGAGAGTTATGAGGAACAGCCCCAG GAGGAGTATCAGGAGTATGAGCCAGAGGCGTAA